From the Phyllostomus discolor isolate MPI-MPIP mPhyDis1 chromosome 7, mPhyDis1.pri.v3, whole genome shotgun sequence genome, one window contains:
- the LOC118501788 gene encoding uncharacterized protein LOC118501788, whose protein sequence is MLWVARALAQVMRPSRLGRAHAPPGLGWAGHEAARALRLAESSATQAEGGGGGKVPVTSGSPGSGRAGRGGAWGRKRPRIGARSPFTPSTKVCGRARRGSAHPQLAAAAPLKPFAPGIPPTPPPPRALEPTVGAVGAGEARVQREEGRIEKNLLLDEIKANTGPSALPPPPCPSRACRRLPGLHGNSFSRLPGRPFAVTRRKSFLSRGRWETKDVGSGRKGPTWPPPDSYPLPSQHNRVWGPGASPGSLVDT, encoded by the exons ATGCTCTGGGTAGCGCGCGCTCTGGCGCAGGTGATGCGTCCGAGCCGGCTAGGGCGCGCGCACGCGCCtccggggctgggctgggctgggcatgAGGCGGCGCGCGCACTCCGGCTGGCAGAGAGCTCAGCTACACAGGCTGAAGGAGGGGGCGGCGGAAAAGTTCCCGTGACGTCAGGGTCCCCGGGAAGtgggcgggcagggaggggcggggcctgggggaggaagcGACCGCGGATTGGTGCGCGCTCCCCATTCACACCTAGCACAAAGGTCTGCGGGCGCGCGCGCCGCGGTTCTGCGCACCCGCAGCTAGCTGCTGCTGCTCCGTTAAAGCCTTTCGCCCCGGggatcccccccaccccgccaccgcCCCGCGCCTTGGAGCCAACGGTTGGAGCCGTAGGCGCCGGCGAGGCCCGGGTGCAGCGAGAGGAAGGGAGGATAGAAAAG AACCTTCTGTTGgatgaaataaaagcaaacacgGGGCCTTCTGCGCTGCCTCCACCTCCATGCCCCTCCCGCGCCTGCCGCCGCCTGCCAGGATTGCACGGAAATAGCTTCTCCAGGCTCCCTGGCCGCCCCTTCGCGGTGACTCGCAGAAAGAGCTTCCTGAGCCGCGGCCGGTGGGAAACAAAGGATGTGGGGAGCGGGCGGAAGGGGCCCACGTGGCCGCCGCCGGATTcctaccccctccccagccagcacAACAGGGTTTGGGGCCCTGGTGCCAGTCCCGGTTCCCTGGTGGACACGTAG